The following are encoded together in the Phaseolus vulgaris cultivar G19833 chromosome 9, P. vulgaris v2.0, whole genome shotgun sequence genome:
- the LOC137822052 gene encoding copper-transporting ATPase RAN1-like produces MAPGVGGLQLTSLAAAAASDSDDLEDVRLLDSYDEIDAGARRIQVTVTGMTCAACSNSVESALKSLDGVISASVALLQNKADVVFNSALLKDEDIKNAIEDAGFEADILPESSTVGKMPHGTLVGQFTIGGMTCAACVNSVEGILRKLPGVKRAVVALATSSGEVEYDSSVISKDDIVNAIEDSGFDASFLQSNEQDKIILGVVGVYSVIDGQVLEGIISSIKGVRQFHFDQISGELDVLFDPEVLSSRSLVDAIQGGSNGKFKLHVRSPHMRMTSKGAEEISTIFRRFISSLFLSIPLFFVRVVCPHIPFMYSLLLRRCGPFLMSDWLKWALVSLIQFVIGKCFYIAAGRALRNGSTNMDVLVAVGTTASYVYSVCALLYGALTGFWSPTYFETSAMLITFVLLGKYLECLAKGKTSDAIKKLVELAPATALLVVKDKGGKCIEEREIDCLLVQPGDTLKVLPGAKIPTDGIVTWGSSYVNESMVTGESVPILKEVNAPVIGGTINFHGVLHVRASKVGSDTVLSQIISLVETAQMSKAPIQKFADYVASIFVPLVVSLALLTLLCWYIAGAIGAYPEEWLPENGNHFVFALMFSISVVVIACPCAVGLATPTAVMVATGVGANNGVLIKGGDALERAQRVKYVIFDKTGTLTQGKATVTTAKTFTGMERGEFLKLVASAEASSEHPLANAILAYARHFHFFDDSSADTGTENDAKTGWLFDVSDFSALPGKGVQCFIDGKLILVGNRKLMAENGIHISTEVENFVVELEESAKTGILVAYNDILTGVLGIADPLKREASVVIEGLQKMGVTPVMVTGDNWRTARAVAKEVNISDVRAEVMPAGKADVVRSFQKDGSIVAMVGDGINDSPALAAADVGMAIGAGTDIAIEAADYVLMRNNLEDVITAIDLSRKTFSRIRLNYVFAMAYNVVAIPVAAGVFYPSLRIKLPPWVAGACMALSSVSVVCSSLLLKRYRRPRLTAILEIVVE; encoded by the exons ATGGCGCCGGGAGTCGGAGGCCTGCAGCTCACTTCCCTTGCCGCCGCCGCCGCCTCTGATTCCGATGACCTCGAGGATGTGCGGCTCTTGGACTCCTACGACGAAATCGATGCCGGAGCCAGGCGGATTCAGGTGACGGTCACCGGCATGACCTGCGCCGCCTGCTCCAATTCCGTCGAATCAGCTCTCAAATCACTCGACGGAGTTATCAGCGCCTCCGTCGCACTGCTTCAGAACAAAGCCGACGTAGTTTTCAACTCGGCTCTGCTCAAG GATGAAGACATTAAAAATGCAATTGAAGATGCTGGGTTTGAAGCAGACATATTACCTGAATCTAGTACCGTTGGAAAGATGCCACATGGAACCTTGGTGGGACAGTTCACAATTGGAGGTATGACATGTGCAGCATGTGTAAATTCAGTTGAAGGCATTTTAAGAAAGCTTCCAGGGGTCAAGAGGGCGGTGGTAGCTTTGGCTACTTCGTCAGGTGAAGTTGAATATGATTCCAGTGTAATTAGTAAAGATGATATAGTCAACGCGATTGAAGATTCCGGCTTTGATGCTTCATTTTTACAAAGCAATGAACaggataaaataattttagggGTGGTTGGTGTGTACAGTGTGATTGATGGACAAGTTTTAGAGGGCATTATTAGCAGCATAAAAGGAGTCAGGCAGTTTCATTTTGACCAGATTTCAGGTGAATTGGATGTTCTGTTTgatcctgaagttcttagttctAGATCCTTAGTTGATGCAATCCAGGGGGGAAGCAATGGGAAGTTCAAATTACATGTTAGAAGCCCTCATATGAGAATGACTTCTAAAGGCGCTGAAGAGATTTCAACTATATTTCGGCGCTTTATCTCCAGTCTGTTTCTTAGT ATTCCTCTCTTCTTCGTGAGGGTAGTTTGTCCTCATATACCATTCATGTATTCCCTGTTacttcggcgatgtgggccTTTCCTCATGAGTGATTGGTTGAAATGGGCATTGGTGAGTCTGATCCAATTTGTGATCGGTAAGTGCTTCTATATTGCAGCTGGCAGAGCTCTTAGAAATGGTTCCACAAACATGGATGTCCTGGTTGCAGTGGGAACTACCGCTTCTTATGTTTATTCTGTTTGTGCTCTTCTATATGGTGCTCTTACTGGATTTTGGTCTCCAACTTACTTTGAAACAAGTGCTATGCTCATAACATTTGTATTGTTGGGCAAGTATTTGGAGTGCCTTGCCAAGGGAAAGACATCTGATGCTATCAAGAAATTAGTAGAACTTGCTCCTGCAACAGCTTTACTAGTTGTCAAAGATAAAG GTGGTAAATGTATTGAAGAAAGGGAAATTGATTGTTTGCTTGTTCAACCTGGGGACACATTGAAAGTTCTTCCTGGTGCAAAGATCCCTACCGATGGTATTGTTACTTGGGGCTCAAGTTATGTAAATGAAAGCATGGTAACTGGTGAATCTGTACCTATTTTGAAGGAGGTGAATGCTCCTGTTATTGGAGGCACAATAAATTTTCATGGTGTCCTTCATGTTCGAGCTTCCAAAGTAGGATCTGATACAGTTTTGAGCCAGATTATTAGTTTGGTTGAGACAGCGCAGATGTCCAAAGCTCCTATTCAGAAGTTTGCTGATTAT GTGGCAAGCATATTTGTTCCTTTGGTCGTTTCTTTGGCATTATTGACATTATTATGCTG GTACATTGCTGGGGCTATTGGAGCTTACCCAGAAGAGTGGCTGCCAGAAAATGGGAATCACTTTGTTTTTGCCCTGATGTTCTCAATATCTGTAGTAGTGATTGCATGTCCCTGTGCCGTTGGCTTGGCAACACCAACAGCTGTGATGGTGGCAACAGGGGTTGGGGCTAACAATGGAGTGTTAATTAAAGGTGGAGATGCACTGGAAAGGGCCCAGAGGGTTAAGTATGTGATATTTGATAAAACAGGCACTCTGACTCAGGGAAAAGCTACTGTTACTACTGCCAAGACTTTCACAGGAATGGAACGTGGAGAATTTCTTAAATTGGTGGCTTCTGCTGAG GCTAGCAGTGAACACCCACTAGCAAATGCAATATTAGCATATGCACGCCATTTTCATTTCTTTGATGACTCGTCTGCTGATACCGGTACCGAGAATGATGCGAAAACTGGTTGGCTTTTTGATGTCTCAGACTTCTCTGCTCTTCCTGGAAAAGGCGTTCAATGTTTCATAGATGGAAAGCTTATTTTG GTTGGTAACAGGAAGTTGATGGCGGAAAATGGCATACATATTTCAACAGAGGTGGAAAATTTTGTGGTAGAGCTCGAAGAAAGTGCTAAGACAGGGATACTGGTAGCATATAACGATATATTAACTGGAGTCTTGGGGATTGCGGACCCACTAAAGAGAGAAGCTTCTGTAGTCATAGAGGGTCTCCAGAAAATGGGTGTCACACCTGTTATGGTTACAGGAGATAACTGGAGAACAGCTCGTGCTGTTGCTAAGGAG GTTAACATATCAGATGTTAGGGCAGAGGTCATGCCAGCAGGAAAAGCTGATGTTGTTCGTTCATTCCAAAAAGATGGAAGCATAGTTGCAATGGTGGGTGATGGCATCAATGATTCTCCTGCATTAGCTGCAGCTGATGTTGGTATGGCTATCGGAGCTGGAACTGATATTGCAATTGAAGCCGCAGACTATGTGCTGATGAGAAATAACTTAGAAGATGTGATCACAGCCATTGATCTTTCCCGGAAGACCTTCTCTCGAATTCGATTGAATTATGTATTTGCAATGGCTTACAATGTTGTGGCCATACCAGTTGCCGCTGGTGTTTTCTACCCTTCACTGAGGATCAAGCTACCACCGTGGGTTGCTGGTGCCTGCATGGCTCTCTCTTCTGTAAGTGTTGTATGCTCTTCTTTGCTTCTTAAAAGATATAGAAGACCCAGACTTACTGCAATACTTGAAATAGTTGTAGAATAG
- the LOC137822053 gene encoding uncharacterized protein, whose translation MRDNMTMTATTDQWMQFYQQPLMDAHDHDHDHALPPNTTSPPPTMPSSERNSISSQLTPKGNVCKPIRRRSRASKRTPTTLLNANTTNFRALVQQFTGCPTTAMSTLGVHKGPITLNFQKGSSEHKIHHNTSTRAVLPFSDRSYHNNNTTNNQLHEVPASLPWQKHQEQQQLPRQQLLQQQSGYSFDYVKSSGYSVSTSMDVSDGLLLDNDFSLSDLTMNAFPNDTFYKNEL comes from the coding sequence ATGAGGGATAACATGACCATGACTGCAACTACTGATCAATGGATGCAGTTCTATCAACAACCTCTAATGGATGCGCATGATCATGACCATGATCATGCTCTGCCACCAAACACAACTAGTCCACCTCCCACCATGCCCTCATCAGAGAGAAATAGCATCTCCTCCCAATTGACACCAAAGGGTAATGTATGCAAACCAATAAGAAGACGGTCTAGAGCGTCTAAGAGAACCCCCACCACACTCCTCAATGCCAACACCACCAATTTTAGAGCATTAGTACAACAATTCACAGGGTGTCCTACCACAGCCATGTCCACACTAGGGGTCCATAAGGGTCCTATTACCTTGAACTTCCAAAAAGGAAGCAGTGAGCACAAGATTCACCATAACACAAGTACTAGAGCAGTGCTACCATTTAGTGACAGAAGCTACCACAACAACAACACCACCAACAACCAGCTTCATGAAGTTCCTGCATCACTTCCTTGGCAGAAGCACCAGGAACAACAACAACTACCTCGGCAGCAGTTGTTGCAACAACAAAGTGGTTACTCCTTTGATTATGTGAAGAGCAGTGGTTACTCAGTTAGCACTAGCATGGATGTCTCTGACGGTTTGCTCTTGGATAATGATTTTAGCTTGTCTGATCTAACTATGAATGCCTTCCCCAATGATACCTTTTACAAGAATGAATTATAG
- the LOC137822055 gene encoding protein GAMETE CELL DEFECTIVE 1, mitochondrial, with product MQALHRFAFATRRVAASLSHDSLLPPASSRIFSFSTNSRDGGGGAFDAEWDTTSSWSTGLAGDHFNGEPSHSPSAALAELQDTEDRMRELEGENRRGKAFVDSWGRRLSETSVLMKQVTEPGARGSYLKDSEKAEMYRLHKQNPEVYTVEKLAKDYRIMRQRVHAILWLKEIEEEEEKKLGRPLDDSIELLLDSFPEFFNSHDREFHVASLPYKPDFKVMPEGWDGITKDMDEVHYEISKKEDDMLFREFVEKMNFNKKKMAGEVKCHKYSRRRPSDGWTFTVEKLGSRGKRGGGGGWKFASMADGSSRPLNEMEKMYVRRETPRPRRRILP from the exons ATGCAAGCCCTTCACCGTTTCGCATTCGCCACGCGCCGCGTCGCCGCGTCGCTGAGTCACGACAGCCTTCTTCCCCCAGCATCTTCTAGAATCTTCTCTTTCTCCACCAATTCGCGCGACGGAGGAGGAGGCGCCTTCGACGCCGAATGGGACACCACCTCGTCGTGGTCGACTGGGCTCGCCGGCGACCACTTCAACGGCGAACCCTCGCATTCCCCGTCGGCCGCTCTTGCGGAGCTGCAGGACACGGAGGACAGAATGCGCGAACTGGAGGGGGAGAATCGCCGAGGGAAGGCGTTCGTGGACAGCTGGGGGAGACGCTTGTCGGAGACGAGCGTGCTGATGAAGCAGGTTACGGAGCCCGGCGCGCGAGGCTCGTATCTCAAGGACTCCGAGAAGGCGGAGATGTACCGGTTGCACAAGCAGAACCCCGAGGTGTACACTGTGGAGAAGCTCGCTAAGGATTACAGGATCATGCGGCAGAGGGTTCACGCCATTCTGTGGCTCAAGGAGATCGAGGAAGAGGAGGAGAAGAAACTCGGTCGCCCTCTCGATGATTCCATCGAGCTCTTGCTCGATTCTTTCCCCGA GTTTTTTAATTCACATGATAGGGAGTTTCATGTTGCGTCTCTTCCGTATAAGCCCGACTTCAAGGTTATGCCGGAGGGGTGGGATGGCATTACCAAAGATATGGATGAAGTGCATTACGAGATCTCCAAGAAGGAGGATGATATGCTGTTTCGAGAATTTGTCGAGAAGATGAACTTCAACAAAAAGAAA ATGGCTGGAGAGGTTAAATGCCACAAGTATAGTCGACGACGTCCTTCAGATGGATGGACTTTTACAGTAGAGAAATTGGGATCCAGGGGAAAACGTGGAGGTGGTGGAGGCTGGAAATTTGCTAGCATGGCAGATGGATCAAGCCGACCACTTAATGAGATGGAGAAAATGTATGTGAGGCGAGAGACTCCACGCCCCCGACGCAGGATCCTTCCTTGA
- the LOC137822056 gene encoding uncharacterized protein encodes MGGEAQVTVFADTNLGTRIAFNAPSDITAASLKRDFEKAHLSCLPDIGEIQVNGLMVKRKSFFYYLPDAFPIKFAFPAMRGTWFLHVEVKHLKCLCTPRSPCDEDVLSKHKDLMICKGDKAKCNSEEKEEHEITNLVSKKQEGNEISHENHAQNEATGMSERHPCIFGDKPTSMAKTSYVMPENKFENLVELHANSIQGSHSKMSTQLISITGIINKYFSSFNGTDNFSSSANSDLTSRAVHSEIEVQSNTRERGCLKIQRDSLPQFTPKTSPRVLHTPLVSKKSGSKNRKLKAGQSSFSGSQSRKLRIGARLLSASQDLGVSITKHDPKLPFRILKDRKLLQGKSQMKGSIFSISGSDDD; translated from the exons ATGGGCGGCGAAGCTCAAGTTACAGTCTTTGCCGACACAAACTTAGGCACTCGCATTGCCTTCAATGCCCCTTCTGACATTACAGCCGCATCTCTCAAAA GAGACTTTGAGAAAGCACACCTCAGTTGTTTACCAGATATTGGAGAGATTCAAGTTAATGGATTAATG GTGAAGCGAAAATCATTCTTCTACTACCTGCCTGATGCCTTTCCTATAAAGTTTGCTTTCCCTGCGATGCGAGGAACATGGTTTCTTCATGTGGAAGTTAAGCATTTAAAATGCTTGTGTACTCCTCGTTCACCCTGTGATGAAGATGTTCTATCAAAACATAAGGACTTAATGATCTGTAAAGGTGATAAGGCAAAATGTAACAGTGAGGAAAAGGAAGAGCATGAAATCACTAATCTTGTTTCAAAGAAGCAGGAGGGAAATGAAATTTCTCATGAAAATCATGCTCAAAATGAAGCCACTGGAATGTCAGAAAGACATCCCTGCATATTTGGAGACAAACCTACTAGTATGGCTAAGACTTCCTATGTAATGCCagagaataaatttgaaaatctgGTTGAGTTGCATGCTAACTCAATACAAGGCAGTCACAGTAAGATGTCAACACAATTGATATCAATCACAGGTataatcaataaatatttttcaagtttCAATGGCACTGACAATTTTAGCAGCTCTGCAAACTCAGATCTTACCTCTAGAGCTGTTCATAGTGAGATTGAAGTTCAATCAAACACCAGAGAACGTGGCTGCTTGAAGATACAGAGAGATTCCTTGCCACAATTCACTCCCAAAACATCTCCACGTGTCTTGCATACTCCATTGGTTTCCAAAAAATCAGGAAGCAAAAATAGAAAATTGAAAGCTGGTCAAAGTTCTTTTTCAGGGAGCCAAAGTAGAAAATTGAGAATAGGGGCACGTCTGCTTTCAGCTTCACAGGATCTTGGGGTTTCTATCACCAAGCATGATCCTAAACTTCCTTTCCGAATACTTAAAGATAGAAAACTACTGCAGGGAAAATCTCAGATGAAGGGTTCAATATTTTCTATCTCTGGCAGTGATGATGATTGA
- the LOC137822057 gene encoding protein TRIGALACTOSYLDIACYLGLYCEROL 4, chloroplastic has protein sequence MRKLRWVMDGGGFWDLDISTPQTLDGVACAVPGDPLPLGLSRGTRLSRARQLQFMHLFMNAPLVPSYAKTRGLSLHRLISLPFSDNWVLFLLGQFNLQRFVSSVKSSEEKPKGVSSWLKTFGRHLQQKSLYALGFSSEFQLGEDDTLLFGLDAYDDTEKPRGKVVFHHKFPDHDLRVEAVSPGLFVDNTGNYWDVPFSTAVDLASVTTCDSSTAYHLSAHYTSGSPKQFENVHNHNDRVPPTLLPGLAFKSAFSCRKKVDIWRSEAPKLKLEQLYDVFLSNSHVSASGIIGAAATAAFGDNSARARIEDGSPGYFLQVSGVKSSFLADMFASVSFTAQYGNFQRPALDLTRFQARLDFPSGFKFLSAATGLTQDLLNSQKPSLEAVQAILPNATLSLQQQIVGPVSFRVDSGITVDLKNPDLPIRAQEPVFALEYALQVLGSAKAVAWYCPKRQEFMAELRFFET, from the exons ATGAGGAAACTCAGATGGGTAATGGATGGAGGAGGGTTTTGGGATTTGGACATTTCCACTCCTCAAACCCTTGATGGAGTGGCCTGTGCCGTCCCCGGAGACCCTCTTCCCTTGGGTCTCTCACGAGGCACAAGACTTTCCAGAGCCAGACAACTCCAATTCATGCACCTTTTCATGAATGCCCCTCTCGTTCCCTCCTACGCCAAAACACGTGGCCTCTCCCTCCACCGTCTTATCTCCCTACCCTTTTCTGATAATTG GGTTTTATTTTTACTGGGTCAGTTCAATTTGCAGAGGTTTGTTTCCTCTGTTAAGAGCAGTGAGGAGAAGCCAAAGGGGGTTTCCTCTTGGTTGAAAACCTTTGGGAGACATTTGCAGCAGAAGTCCTTGTATGCCTTGGGCTTCTCTTCAGAGTTCCAGTTGGGGGAAGATGATACATTGCTTTTTGGCTTAGATGCTTATGATGATACCGAAAAGCCTCGTGGGAAAGTTGTCTTTCACCATAAG TTTCCCGATCATGATCTAAGAGTGGAGGCAGTTTCTCCTGGTCTTTTTGTTGATAATACCGGTAATTACTGGGATGTTCCATTTTCAACTGCAGTTGATCTTGCTTCTGTGACTACCTGTGACTCTTCCACCGCATATCATTTGTCGGCACACTACACTTCCGGGTCACCCAAGCAGTTTGAAAATGTTCATAACCATAATGATAGAGTACCACCTACTCTACTTCCTGGCTTGGCCTTCAAAAGTGCCTTTTCTTGCAGGAAGAAAGTTGATATTTGGAGAAGTGAAGCCCCAAAGTTGAAATTGGAGCAACTGTATGACGTGTTTCTTTCAAATTCTCATGTTTCTGCCTCAGGCATTATTG GTGCTGCTGCAACCGCCGCTTTTGGGGATAATTCGGCAAGAGCACGAATAGAAGATGGTAGTCCAGGATATTTTCTCCAGGTTTCCGGAGTAAAGTCTTCCTTTCTAGCAGATATGTTTGCATCTGTTTCATTCACTGCTCAATATGGAAACTTCCAGAGACCTGCTCTAGATCTTACCCGATTTCAGGCCCGGCTGGATTTCCCTTCTGGTTTCAAATTTCTTTCAGCTGCAACTGGTCTAACTCAAGATCTTCTCAATTCTCAAAAGCCCAGCTTGGAAGCTGTTCAGGCGATTTTACCCAATGCTACACTATCACTTCAGCAGCAG ATTGTTGGTCCTGTCAGTTTTAGAGTTGATTCTGGAATTACAGTTGATCTGAAGAACCCTGATTTGCCTATTCGTGCACAGGAACCTGTATTTGCTTTGGAATATGCATTGCAAGTACTTGGTTCAGCAAAAGCAGTTGCATGGTATTGCCCCAAACGCCAAGAGTTTATGGCAGAACTTCGTTTCTTTGAAACATAA